GACATCGACCTCTATGCGCATGCGGTACAACGTTTCGATCGCCAGATTGCGAGCCTCCAACCGGAATTTGACATCAGCGTCAAACGCACCCAGCATTACAACCAACACTGGTACCGTCACTGGCACCAGTGGGCGGTCACGCCTGTTCGCAATATCAAGCGGCTCATTGCCAGTCATCAGCGCGCGGGGCGTTGAAGATCCAGAACCGATGACATGCGGTCAGGAACAGGCTGCTCGTCGCAACACTTAGGGCGAATGGAAATAGATTGGCCATTTCTCCCACGACCGTATCTCAGCATCTGTCGACCGACCTTTTCTTTTGCCTTGGAAAACCGAAGTATCCAGACAACGTGATACCATCGATCGCGGCAAATACGAATCGTTTTTGCCTATGATCTGAGACGGTCAACCGGTCGGTGATTGCCATTGGCACAACGTAAACGCGATCCGATCAGACCAAGGCCAAGGAGCACCAGCACCAACGTTGATGGCTCCGGAACGACTTCAGCCTGAGGAGCACGTGGACCTTGCTCGAATCCCGCATCTGCAAAAGCCGCGACCAAGTCACTTGAACCAAAGCGCAGGTCACCGGTCCAATCCCCTTGAGCCCAATTAGCGTCTTGATCTTGCTCGTACTTGGCTTGAGTAAATACAGCCACCAAGTCACTACTATTGAATTCACCATCTAAGTTGGCATCACCAATCCAGCTATTACTAAGATCTTTTACCCAGACGTTGATGTCACCATCATTAACGAGATTGTCGGCATTGAGATCGAAGGAGGGCGTATTCGCACCGCTCGCCGATTCCGTCACCAGTAGATTGATGTCAGCGATATCCAAAACACCATCTGCGTTGAAGTCTCCGACAATTCCCTCTGCTTCGACTCGCTCTAAAGTCACACCATTGAGAATCGGCAAATTATCCGCTGCACGCGGGTTTCCACCACCCAGCTCGATCGTGAGCAAGTCGTCAGTGGCAGTAATCGTATTCGAGTAAACGCCTGCGGTGGTACCACCGTTTTGAATTCCATTCTGCAGATCAGGCAGATGGAGATTATCGACGACCATGTCACCTTCGATGAAAATGTCAAATCCTCGATCACAACAATTTTCTGCAAATAGCAGCTGCAACTTGTAACTCTGTCCAGCTTCAACATCTAAATCGACGGACAAGCCACTGCCGTAACGGATCGATCCGACGACACCGGCAAGCTCTAGATCGTCGTCGGATTCGCCAAAATTAGCTGGAAACCAACTTGGCAACTCACTTGTTGCATTGGAGATAATGACGCCAGGCGGATCGTCCAGATCCAAGGTTGCCTCTGCAAACTCGACATCCCCGACAACCGCCTCAAGCCCGCCAATGTTCAACGCGTAGGCAAAGTCGCCAACGAGGTCGAGCCCTTCGCCTTCGTCACCGCCAGTGAACGTCCCCAACGCTCCGGACAAAACCGTATTCTTTTCCGCACCCAAATCAGGAGCAAAATCAGACGTGCTGTATTTTCCGTAAAGGTATTCACGAACAGAGGTCATTTC
The sequence above is drawn from the Pirellulaceae bacterium genome and encodes:
- a CDS encoding PEP-CTERM sorting domain-containing protein — encoded protein: VKKVSLYVFVFVMTFTSYCQAELSVVDGLSLWLDATDASTLFKDDSMSMPATIGDEVFAWADKSGNEFHAYADFDGPFLEASVLGGQNALSFNGGAEGSGLLVDSALEVLRPYSIFLAQESLSAGRTLQSATANWLHGSWSASFANFAGGFVGSVPVEFNRPVVIDATGTIDGDSTFFINNHDATNDPSPTGSPGQLALGSLGQFANEAASAMISEVLVYDRVLSSSEMTSVREYLYGKYSTSDFAPDLGAEKNTVLSGALGTFTGGDEGEGLDLVGDFAYALNIGGLEAVVGDVEFAEATLDLDDPPGVIISNATSELPSWFPANFGESDDDLELAGVVGSIRYGSGLSVDLDVEAGQSYKLQLLFAENCCDRGFDIFIEGDMVVDNLHLPDLQNGIQNGGTTAGVYSNTITATDDLLTIELGGGNPRAADNLPILNGVTLERVEAEGIVGDFNADGVLDIADINLLVTESASGANTPSFDLNADNLVNDGDINVWVKDLSNSWIGDANLDGEFNSSDLVAVFTQAKYEQDQDANWAQGDWTGDLRFGSSDLVAAFADAGFEQGPRAPQAEVVPEPSTLVLVLLGLGLIGSRLRCANGNHRPVDRLRS